One genomic region from Chloroflexota bacterium encodes:
- a CDS encoding HAD-IA family hydrolase, whose amino-acid sequence MRFTTVLFDVGDTLVNVPRPAPTYQRLLAEHGCVLAMPEVERIVQESRRVVDELVPTWLGDDLSLDAAATARRRELHVETILSLAGVADASAARSAFFDLYVGTRFFTLFPDVPDALRALQERGYRMGIVSNWESRLMSLCAAHGIADAFDFAVVSELEGYVKPHARLYRRALELAGVPPERVVHVGDKVREDVGGAASVGIAAVLLDRQGQSTGDYQPRISSLAELPSLLDSFAAASSSDG is encoded by the coding sequence GTGCGATTCACGACGGTCCTTTTCGACGTGGGCGACACCCTGGTCAACGTTCCGCGGCCGGCCCCAACCTACCAGCGCTTGCTCGCCGAACACGGCTGCGTGCTCGCCATGCCAGAGGTCGAGCGCATCGTGCAGGAGTCGCGGCGCGTGGTGGACGAGCTGGTGCCGACGTGGCTCGGCGACGATCTCAGCCTCGACGCCGCCGCGACGGCCCGCAGGCGCGAGCTTCACGTCGAAACGATCCTCTCCCTCGCCGGGGTCGCGGACGCGAGCGCCGCGCGCTCGGCGTTCTTTGACCTCTACGTGGGGACCCGGTTCTTCACCCTCTTCCCGGACGTGCCCGACGCGCTTCGGGCACTCCAGGAGCGCGGCTACCGAATGGGGATCGTGTCGAACTGGGAGTCGCGCCTCATGTCGCTTTGCGCCGCGCACGGAATCGCGGACGCCTTCGACTTCGCCGTCGTGTCCGAGCTGGAAGGGTACGTCAAGCCGCACGCGCGGCTCTACCGACGCGCGCTCGAGCTTGCAGGCGTTCCTCCCGAGCGGGTCGTGCACGTCGGGGACAAAGTGCGCGAGGACGTCGGAGGCGCGGCGAGCGTCGGGATCGCGGCCGTGCTTCTGGATCGCCAGGGCCAGAGCACAGGGGACTACCAGCCTCGGATCAGCTCCCTCGCGGAGCTCCCATCGCTCCTGGATTCCTTCGCCGCCGCCTCCTCGTCCGATGGCTGA
- a CDS encoding DUF2203 domain-containing protein, whose translation MAERGAPRLFTVAEANALLPRLRDILAELRAARERLLHIQEQLAERIHGGARSNGHIEPGGETAQLTAASEAAQRDMTRAVRAIAELGCELKDPDRGMVDFRTMRDGRVVYLCWLMDEPEVQFWHELDAGYRGRQRL comes from the coding sequence ATGGCTGAACGGGGCGCGCCGCGGCTATTCACGGTCGCCGAGGCGAACGCACTGCTGCCCCGCCTCCGCGACATCCTTGCCGAGCTTCGCGCCGCGCGGGAGCGCCTTCTCCACATCCAGGAGCAGCTCGCCGAGCGGATCCACGGCGGCGCTCGATCCAACGGCCACATCGAGCCAGGTGGTGAGACCGCTCAGCTCACCGCCGCCTCCGAGGCGGCGCAGCGTGACATGACTCGTGCAGTCCGCGCCATTGCGGAGCTGGGGTGCGAGCTGAAGGACCCTGATCGTGGGATGGTGGATTTTCGCACGATGCGTGATGGCCGCGTCGTCTACCTGTGCTGGCTCATGGACGAGCCGGAGGTTCAATTCTGGCACGAGCTGGACGCCGGCTATCGCGGCCGTCAGCGGCTGTAG
- a CDS encoding TIGR03560 family F420-dependent LLM class oxidoreductase, with product MARVELGVHIGPQDIDLDELRLLWRRCDAAGFDLITVWDHFYESPPVDGSHPVFESIASLAALALETRRCRIGCLCFGMGYRNPALLAKSLTTIDHLSKGRLTVGLGAGWHEPEHDGYGFRFPPVKERMDRLSEGVRIVRALFTQERSTFVGEYYQVKDAPNAPRPVQERIPIIVGGGGERRTLRIAARWADGSNQAYISPEEYRHKNAVLDQWCEQLGRDPRTLERSVNVHFRMSSRGTPPAGAQPDGAISGSPLEVVDRLGQYVDAGAQRISLAIRPPVDLDALETFVDRVMPAFR from the coding sequence ATGGCGCGCGTCGAGCTGGGCGTTCATATCGGCCCGCAAGACATCGATCTGGACGAGCTTCGCCTCCTCTGGCGGCGTTGCGACGCCGCTGGCTTCGACCTGATCACCGTGTGGGACCACTTCTACGAGTCGCCTCCCGTCGACGGCAGCCATCCCGTTTTCGAATCCATTGCCAGCCTCGCCGCGCTCGCCCTGGAGACCCGGCGCTGTCGGATCGGATGCCTGTGTTTCGGGATGGGCTACCGAAACCCGGCGCTCCTCGCCAAGTCGCTCACCACCATCGACCATCTCAGTAAGGGACGACTGACCGTGGGCCTTGGCGCGGGCTGGCACGAGCCCGAGCACGACGGCTACGGCTTTCGGTTTCCGCCGGTCAAGGAGCGTATGGACCGACTCTCGGAGGGGGTGCGCATCGTGCGAGCCCTCTTCACCCAGGAGCGAAGCACGTTCGTCGGCGAGTATTACCAGGTCAAGGACGCGCCAAATGCGCCGCGCCCTGTCCAGGAACGGATCCCCATCATCGTCGGGGGTGGCGGCGAGCGCCGCACGCTGCGGATCGCGGCCCGGTGGGCCGACGGGTCGAATCAGGCATACATCTCCCCCGAGGAGTATCGGCACAAGAACGCTGTGCTCGACCAGTGGTGCGAACAGCTTGGCCGTGACCCGCGAACTCTCGAGCGCAGCGTCAACGTGCACTTCCGTATGTCCTCGCGGGGAACGCCCCCCGCCGGGGCACAGCCCGACGGAGCCATCTCAGGCTCTCCGCTGGAGGTCGTGGACCGACTCGGCCAGTACGTCGACGCCGGCGCGCAGCGCATCAGCCTCGCGATCCGCCCGCCGGTGGATCTTGACGCCCTGGAGACGTTCGTCGACCGTGTCATGCCCGCGTTTCGCTGA
- a CDS encoding SHOCT domain-containing protein codes for MRSISVLFAIIAGVFVVSLLAMSAGATMMGPGFMGPGWMGPGMMWGYGNAAANGVDGWRWGLGMALGWIGMVAFWAVIVVGAIVLVRWLGSGMRSTEGPSARDEPLEILRRRYAAGEIDDATYERMKRELAA; via the coding sequence ATGCGTTCTATCAGCGTACTTTTCGCAATCATCGCGGGAGTTTTCGTGGTCAGTCTGCTGGCGATGTCCGCTGGAGCAACGATGATGGGACCGGGATTCATGGGCCCCGGCTGGATGGGACCGGGCATGATGTGGGGCTATGGAAACGCCGCGGCCAACGGCGTCGACGGTTGGCGTTGGGGGCTGGGAATGGCGCTCGGCTGGATCGGGATGGTTGCCTTCTGGGCCGTCATCGTGGTGGGCGCGATCGTGCTGGTGCGGTGGCTCGGGAGCGGCATGCGATCGACCGAGGGCCCGTCGGCGCGCGACGAGCCTCTGGAGATCCTGCGGCGGCGCTACGCGGCGGGCGAGATCGACGATGCGACCTATGAGCGAATGAAGCGCGAGCTGGCGGCATGA